A region from the Musa acuminata AAA Group cultivar baxijiao chromosome BXJ1-10, Cavendish_Baxijiao_AAA, whole genome shotgun sequence genome encodes:
- the LOC135595233 gene encoding beta-1,4-xylosyltransferase IRX9-like, which produces MGSIDRSKRRSSQLWKKALVHFAMCFVVGFFTGFTPPSTATLFERRPVSSIGILPAAPVEAVERVVERGASVNRTLAEITSTVPAAAVPDDPPPDAEASETRGPEPSSRRLLIIVTTTRSSDRFLGASLRRMAHTLRLVPPPLVWLVVQAHADAAATAPMLRTTGVMYRHLTYKENFTDPGVEADHQRNVALSHVEYHRLTGIVHFAGASNVYDLRFFDEIREIEVFGTWPVAMVSENRKRVLLDGPICLSTKVQGWVLKDLSSDKRLLVASTELNPKPPKINVSGFAFNSSILWDPERWGRPTSLPDTSQDSIKFVHEVILEDDSKLKGIPADCSKIMVWHLYTPSVIPLPFHYQKL; this is translated from the exons ATGGGGTCGATAGACCGGTCGAAGAGGAGGAGTAGTCAGCTGTGGAAGAAGGCGCTCGTGCACTTCGCCATGTGCTTCGTGGTGGGCTTCTTCACCGGCTTCACGCCGCCCAGCACCGCTACCCTCTTCGAGCGCCGGCCCGTCAGTAGCATCGGCATCCTCCCCGCCGCCCCCGTCGAGGCCGTGGAGCGGGTCGTCGAGCGCGGCGCGTCCGTCAACAGGACCCTGGCCGAGATCACGAGCACGGTCCCGGCCGCCGCCGTGCCCGACGATCCGCCGCCGGACGCGGAGGCGTCGGAGACGCGCGGGCCGGAGCCGTCGTCCCGGCGGCTGCTGATCATCGTCACGACGACCCGGTCCAGCGACCGGTTCTTGGGCGCGTCGCTGCGGCGGATGGCGCACACGCTGCGCCTGGTCCCGCCGCCGCTGGTGTGGCTCGTCGTCCAGGCACACGCGGACGCTGCCGCCACCGCCCCGATGCTGCGGACGACGGGAGTCATGTACAGGCACCTGACCTACAAGGAGAATTTCACCGACCCGGGGGTGGAGGCCGATCACCAACGGAACGTTGCCCTCAGCCACGTCGAGTACCACCGTCTCACTGGGATCGTCCACTTCGCCGGCGCGTCCAACGTCTATGATCTCCGCTTCTTCGACGAGATTAGAGAGATCGA GGTTTTTGGGACATGGCCAGTAGCAATGGTGTCAGAAAACAGGAAGAGAGTGTTGCTGGATGGTCCTATTTGTCTTTCGACAAAGGTCCAAGGATGGGTCTTGAAGGACTTGAGCAGTGACAAGAGGTTGTTGGTGGCTAGCACAGAATTGAACCCTAAACCTCCCAAGATTAATGTTTCTGGTTTTGCATTCAATAGCTCCATACTGTGGGATCCCGAGAGATGGGGCCGCCCTACCTCATTGCCCGACACATCACAG GATTCAATCAAGTTTGTGCATGAAGTCATCTTAGAAGATGACAGCAAGCTGAAGGGTATTCCTGCCGACTGCTCCAAGATCATGGTGTGGCACCTCTACACACCGAGTGTAATTCCACTGCCCTTTCACTATCAAAAGCTTTGA